In Runella sp. SP2, the genomic window GACCGACACTACCTGCCAGTTTACGTTCGGAATGACGGCGGGCAATCGACCATAAACTTCCCGTTCAAAATCTTCCACCAATTCAGGCCGCTTGCTAGCAACCCAATCTTTGGCCGACTTTACTTTCTTTCCGTTTTTGAGTACCAACGGATCGGGTAATGTATAAGGCAGCACCTTCGCTTCGTCCCGATTGGCGGCATTGGGTGCCGAAGGGTTGCCCGATGGCCCCGAACGAAGCGATTGGATGCCTAGCTGGTTCAGCATTTGCCGATGGTCGGCCGCTGTTTTTCGCTGCATCCGTGCCATCAGGCTATCCTGTTCGGGCGTGCGGCGTGGTTGCTGCGCAAAGGCAGCTGTCAGGGCAAGGAAACCATGCAGACACAGCAGAACCGTTTTTCTCATCTGATTTTTGGTGTTATTTTTTGAACAACATCGGGGCCAATTGGTACAAACTCCGACGCCACGTCTGGAATTCATGCGCAGTGCCTTCTGAAACGTACGACACCGCGTTGAAGCCCGCCGCTTTCAGTTCTTCCGCTGCTTTTTTGACGCCGTCGGGGCGTTCTTTGCTGCCACAACTCAGGAAAATCAGCTTTACTTTCGATTTGTCGGTGATGTCGGTCGGGGCATATACGCCACCGCTTAACAAACCGTAGTACGCAAACACATCAGGATTATTGAGCGTAATCATTTTGGTTTCCATGCCGCCCATCGACAAGCCCGCCATGGCGCGGTTGTCTTTGTTGGCCAACGTACGGAAATTGGCGTCGATGTACGGAATCAACTCGTTGATTAACACCGTCTGGAAGGGCTCAATCTTGAATTCACGGATTTTCCCAAACTTCACCTCATTGGTCATACCGTAAGTGTTGACGATGATAAACGGCTTGATTTTCCCTTCTGCAATCAGGTTGTCCATGATTAAATTGGCGCGTCCCTGATTCATCCATGCCGTCTCGTCTTCGCCCCAGCCGTGCTGCAAATACAACACAGGGTATTTATCTTTCCCTTTTTCATAACCCGCAGGCGTATAGACAAACGCCCGACGCGAAGTGCCCGTGCTTGGCGACGGAAAAAGCACTTGCTGTACGTGCCCGTGCGGTACGTTTTTGAGGGCATAAAAATCTTGATCTTTGGCAGGAATCTCAATACCGCTTTCCCAGCGCACCGAGCCGTAAAAATTGAGCGTGCCCGGGTCGTTGAATTTTCCTCCGTCAATTTTGACGTTGTAATAATGAAAGCCCTCGTCCATCGGCCCATCGGTGGTCCCCATCCACGTGCCGTCTTCGGCTTTGGCGAGTTTTGTTCCTCCTTTACCGCCAAGTCCCAGACTTACCCGCACGCTGTCGGCGGCAGGCGCTACGATTTTGAAACGGGCGTAACCTTGAGAATTAACCATCGGGTATTCCTGACCCGGTTGGTTGAGGCTGGACGGTTTGAAGTCCTCGGCGACTTGGGCCTGACAAAGTCCGATGGACAGTGCCGAAGCCATAAAAGTTGATAATATGCGGTTTTTCATCATCATAAGGGTTTGTTTTTATTTAAAAATTTGCTGTAATGAATTGGCTAAAAACAACTTACAGTTCATCCACGTGTGCCCGCCCGACACAATGAGCGGTTCGACCTTGATTTTCTTTTCCTGAAACATGGCGATGTTTTGCTTCACACTTTCGTAGAGAAAATCCTCCGTTCCTACGCTGATGGTGAACAGTTTAAGCTGCTTGTTGACTTTATCGGCGTCGGGTGTCCAGTCGGTGAAGTTCTTTTTGAACTCGTCGGTAGCGGTGTACGGCGCGTACGAACAGATGTAGGCAAACGTGTCAGTATTGGTAAAACCAATGTTCAGCGTTTGCCCGCCCCCTACGGAAAACCCTGCTACGGCGCGGCCTTTGCTATCGGTTTGGGTGGGGTAATTAGCCTGCACAAACGGAATGATGTCGTTCACCACGTCTTTGGTAAAATCGGCCATCGGAGCGGGGCGAACGTTGCCGTAGGGCATCACAATAATCATCGGTTTGGCCTTGCCCTGCGCGATGAGGTTATCGGCAATGAAGTTGGCCCTCCCTACTTTGGTCCACGTTTCTTCGGTATCCGACCCGCCATGAATCAGGTACAACACGGGGTATTTTGTCTTGCCGCTGGCGTCAAAATTGGGTGGGGTATAAACCAATAATTGACGGGTTGTATTCAGCGTTTTTGAAGAATACGTGTGGTACGTCACTTTACCATGCGGGACGTTTTGAAGGCTGTGAACCAGCGGCTTATCGCCTTTTACTTCTACGATGCTCCGCTTAAATCG contains:
- a CDS encoding alpha/beta hydrolase-fold protein; its protein translation is MKNRILSTFMASALSIGLCQAQVAEDFKPSSLNQPGQEYPMVNSQGYARFKIVAPAADSVRVSLGLGGKGGTKLAKAEDGTWMGTTDGPMDEGFHYYNVKIDGGKFNDPGTLNFYGSVRWESGIEIPAKDQDFYALKNVPHGHVQQVLFPSPSTGTSRRAFVYTPAGYEKGKDKYPVLYLQHGWGEDETAWMNQGRANLIMDNLIAEGKIKPFIIVNTYGMTNEVKFGKIREFKIEPFQTVLINELIPYIDANFRTLANKDNRAMAGLSMGGMETKMITLNNPDVFAYYGLLSGGVYAPTDITDKSKVKLIFLSCGSKERPDGVKKAAEELKAAGFNAVSYVSEGTAHEFQTWRRSLYQLAPMLFKK
- a CDS encoding esterase; protein product: MSKAAFFSLFLGFVYVSALAQQRPPAISSPNVHADNSITFTYFSRTAREVKLSGEFLKEPVLLTKDTSGIWRVTVPPVTPDIYPYNFTVDGVGVADPNNTQIFANERFKRSIVEVKGDKPLVHSLQNVPHGKVTYHTYSSKTLNTTRQLLVYTPPNFDASGKTKYPVLYLIHGGSDTEETWTKVGRANFIADNLIAQGKAKPMIIVMPYGNVRPAPMADFTKDVVNDIIPFVQANYPTQTDSKGRAVAGFSVGGGQTLNIGFTNTDTFAYICSYAPYTATDEFKKNFTDWTPDADKVNKQLKLFTISVGTEDFLYESVKQNIAMFQEKKIKVEPLIVSGGHTWMNCKLFLANSLQQIFK